In Horticoccus luteus, the following proteins share a genomic window:
- a CDS encoding phosphatase PAP2 family protein — MTVFFTGYFAVLNHPVRPVTLMPVLAIDRWVGVQSWTLIPYVSLWIYVPAVPALLRDRGALISFGWAAAALATAGLSVFMLSPTAVPQLAVDWSRHPGFGGLKALDATGNACPSLHVAFAVFAALAADRMLRAGGGRRFWRIFNALWALAIVYSTMATKQHVSLDVVAGCGFGVAAMALWEVLLRRGALRRSTP, encoded by the coding sequence ATGACAGTGTTTTTCACGGGGTATTTCGCTGTGCTCAATCATCCCGTGCGCCCGGTGACGTTGATGCCCGTGCTGGCGATCGACCGTTGGGTCGGCGTGCAATCTTGGACCTTGATCCCCTATGTTTCGTTGTGGATCTACGTGCCCGCTGTGCCGGCCTTGCTGCGAGATCGCGGGGCGTTGATCAGTTTCGGATGGGCGGCGGCGGCGCTCGCGACGGCGGGCTTGAGCGTTTTCATGCTGTCGCCGACGGCGGTGCCCCAGTTGGCGGTCGATTGGAGCCGCCACCCAGGCTTTGGCGGCTTGAAGGCGCTCGATGCGACCGGCAATGCCTGCCCTTCGTTGCATGTCGCGTTTGCGGTATTTGCCGCGTTGGCGGCGGATCGGATGTTGCGCGCAGGCGGCGGCCGTCGCTTCTGGCGCATTTTTAACGCCCTCTGGGCGCTCGCCATCGTCTATTCGACTATGGCAACCAAACAGCACGTGTCGCTCGATGTGGTTGCAGGCTGCGGGTTCGGTGTCGCGGCGATGGCACTGTGGGAAGTGCTCCTGCGCCGGGGCGCTCTGCGGCGATCCACGCCGTAA
- a CDS encoding phosphatase PAP2 family protein, whose protein sequence is MLEAFRQPGDPGQTIGPSWLLQVARDISALGGATVLILLTLLVLGYLLLNRGRRTALFLAASIASAYLLSTLLKHAFGRPRPSVVPALAEVSSASFPSGHSLLSSAVYLTMAALLARVVVRPRNRLYFMGSALLLSFLIGVSRVFLGVHYPTDVLAGWAAGAGWATLCWLAADWLQQRGALRGRRRDHSEHAC, encoded by the coding sequence ATGCTCGAGGCATTCCGGCAGCCTGGGGATCCCGGACAGACCATCGGCCCATCGTGGCTCCTGCAAGTTGCGAGGGATATTTCCGCTCTCGGCGGGGCGACGGTTCTCATTTTGCTTACGCTTCTTGTACTAGGCTATTTGCTGCTCAACCGAGGTCGGCGCACGGCCCTCTTTCTGGCAGCCTCCATCGCCAGCGCGTATTTGTTGAGCACCCTTTTGAAGCACGCGTTTGGCCGTCCCCGCCCCTCGGTGGTGCCGGCTTTGGCGGAGGTATCCTCCGCGAGTTTTCCAAGCGGCCACTCGCTGCTTTCTTCCGCGGTTTACCTCACCATGGCCGCCTTACTGGCGCGGGTGGTCGTGCGCCCACGGAACCGCCTCTACTTCATGGGGAGCGCGCTCCTGTTGAGCTTTTTGATCGGCGTGAGCCGCGTCTTCCTCGGCGTGCACTACCCGACCGATGTGCTGGCCGGTTGGGCGGCGGGGGCTGGTTGGGCCACGCTTTGCTGGTTGGCGGCGGATTGGCTTCAACAGCGCGGCGCACTGCGTGGTCGCCGCCGGGACCATAGCGAACATGCGTGTTAA
- a CDS encoding CsbD family protein, whose amino-acid sequence MKSSTRDRAEGAAREIKGKAKETLGRATGNARQEDEGTAERVSGKTQRKVGDVKKVFGK is encoded by the coding sequence ATGAAATCTAGCACACGTGATCGCGCCGAAGGCGCCGCTCGGGAAATCAAAGGCAAGGCCAAGGAGACGCTTGGCCGTGCGACAGGCAATGCCCGGCAAGAAGACGAAGGCACGGCCGAACGCGTTTCGGGTAAGACTCAGCGCAAGGTAGGGGACGTGAAGAAAGTGTTCGGCAAGTAA
- a CDS encoding ABC1 kinase family protein — protein MKLSGPYLKRYKEILTLLWKYGRSDLVQQMGADEGFDLPKADAPTAADVAPEQFANDLEAMGPTYVKLGQVLAGRPDLLPQAYLTALARLQDHVKPFPYEDVERIVLAELGVRISKAFSRFDIEPIAAASLGQVHGAALRDGRAVVVKVQRPDIRQQIAEDFEVLAEIAAFMDEHTAIGKRYRFQTVLEEFRLTIQNELNYELEAHNLVALGRNLRDFPLIFVPQPVRDYCTRSVLTMDYVRGQKITSLSPLSRLDIKGAPLVEELFRAYLKQVLVDGLFHADPHPGNVFITDDGRIALLDLGMVGHTAPGMQDSLLKLLLAVSEGKGEEAADIAVRMSEKMDGLDLPEFRRQISHLVALHRDQGLEQINVGQSLLDVSRHARENGLFVPSELTLLGKTLLQLDEVGRILDPTFDPNACIRRSVTELTTQRMQKDLTQGNLFSSLLEAKDFFGSLPARLNRIMDAVTNSELHLNVRALDTKHVLDGMQKIANRITTGLILAALIIGAALLMRVRTHFEIFGYPGLAIICFLLAGLGGFYLVINIFVQDYKSRKKLDR, from the coding sequence ATGAAACTCTCCGGCCCCTACCTCAAACGTTACAAAGAGATCCTGACGCTCCTGTGGAAATACGGACGTTCCGACTTGGTTCAGCAAATGGGAGCCGACGAAGGCTTCGATCTGCCGAAGGCGGATGCGCCCACCGCCGCGGACGTCGCGCCTGAACAATTCGCCAACGATTTGGAAGCCATGGGCCCCACCTATGTGAAGCTGGGCCAGGTGCTCGCCGGTCGTCCCGACCTGCTTCCGCAAGCCTACCTCACCGCCCTCGCGCGCTTGCAGGACCACGTCAAACCGTTCCCCTACGAGGACGTGGAGCGGATCGTTCTCGCGGAACTGGGCGTGCGCATCTCCAAAGCTTTTTCCCGCTTCGATATCGAGCCCATCGCCGCTGCCTCGCTGGGCCAAGTGCACGGCGCCGCTCTGCGTGACGGCCGCGCCGTGGTCGTCAAAGTCCAACGCCCCGATATCCGGCAGCAAATCGCCGAGGACTTCGAAGTGCTCGCCGAAATCGCTGCATTTATGGACGAGCACACGGCCATCGGTAAGCGCTACCGGTTTCAAACCGTGCTCGAGGAATTTCGGCTCACGATTCAGAACGAACTGAACTACGAGCTTGAGGCCCACAACCTCGTCGCGCTCGGCCGTAATCTGCGCGACTTCCCGTTGATTTTCGTGCCCCAACCCGTGCGCGATTACTGCACCCGGAGCGTCCTGACCATGGACTATGTGCGGGGTCAAAAAATCACCTCCCTGAGTCCGCTTTCCCGACTCGACATCAAAGGCGCTCCCCTCGTTGAAGAACTGTTTCGCGCCTATTTGAAGCAAGTGCTCGTCGATGGACTGTTCCACGCCGATCCGCACCCCGGTAACGTCTTCATCACCGACGATGGCCGCATCGCCCTTCTCGACCTCGGGATGGTGGGGCACACCGCTCCGGGCATGCAGGACAGCCTGCTCAAACTCCTGCTCGCCGTCAGCGAGGGCAAAGGCGAGGAAGCGGCCGATATTGCCGTGCGCATGAGCGAGAAAATGGACGGCCTCGATCTGCCGGAGTTTCGCCGCCAGATCAGCCATCTGGTCGCCCTGCACCGCGATCAAGGCCTCGAACAAATCAACGTTGGCCAGTCGCTCCTCGACGTCAGCCGCCATGCCCGGGAGAACGGCCTCTTCGTTCCCAGCGAACTCACACTCTTGGGGAAAACGCTGCTGCAGCTCGACGAAGTCGGCCGCATTCTTGATCCCACCTTTGATCCCAACGCCTGCATTCGTCGCAGCGTGACCGAACTCACCACGCAGCGGATGCAAAAGGATCTTACCCAGGGCAACCTCTTCAGCTCCTTGCTCGAGGCGAAAGACTTCTTCGGCAGTCTCCCCGCACGGCTAAACCGCATCATGGATGCGGTCACCAATTCCGAGCTGCATCTCAACGTCCGGGCGCTGGACACCAAGCATGTGCTCGACGGCATGCAGAAAATTGCCAACCGCATCACCACCGGGTTGATTCTCGCCGCGCTAATCATTGGTGCCGCTCTCCTCATGCGCGTGCGGACCCACTTCGAAATCTTCGGCTATCCGGGCCTCGCCATCATTTGCTTTCTTCTCGCCGGCTTGGGCGGGTTCTATCTCGTGATCAATATATTCGTGCAAGACTACAAGAGCCGGAAAAAGCTCGATCGTTAA
- a CDS encoding VOC family protein → MLTGLAALMTAGLPAGVRAGEESPATPEAPTWRTGKFVWADLFTNDPVAAEAFYTGLFGWTAAPPTTRMTSRGEAQRYVILQHDGEPVAGIARHVSRHRAGKYARWVLYASVADLPQAVARATAEGGRVVLKPEAVGSRDPRAVLVDPQGAVIGLIHTDRGDGPDFQAEEGEWNWASLRTSDPEKARQFYARVFDYDVVPDTRTVRTNDYILASGTYARGSLQPLPSNDGARPAWLGFVRVADVDAAVKRAMELGGSTLLAAKDPRPNMRVAIIADPTGAAIGLVQVRSFETESEEEGAP, encoded by the coding sequence ATGCTGACCGGGTTAGCCGCGTTAATGACGGCGGGGCTGCCGGCGGGCGTGCGGGCGGGGGAGGAGTCTCCGGCGACGCCCGAAGCCCCGACCTGGCGGACGGGAAAGTTTGTGTGGGCGGATCTCTTTACGAACGACCCCGTCGCGGCGGAGGCGTTTTATACAGGTCTGTTCGGTTGGACAGCGGCGCCGCCGACCACGCGCATGACGAGTCGAGGCGAGGCGCAGCGCTATGTCATTTTGCAGCACGACGGCGAGCCAGTTGCGGGCATCGCCCGGCACGTCTCGCGTCATCGCGCGGGGAAATATGCGCGGTGGGTCCTCTATGCCTCGGTCGCCGACCTGCCCCAAGCGGTGGCGCGCGCGACCGCGGAGGGCGGAAGGGTGGTGCTAAAGCCGGAGGCGGTGGGGAGCCGCGACCCCCGCGCGGTGCTCGTCGATCCACAGGGAGCGGTAATCGGATTGATCCACACAGATCGGGGGGATGGGCCGGATTTCCAAGCGGAGGAGGGAGAGTGGAACTGGGCGAGTTTGCGCACGAGCGATCCGGAAAAGGCGCGGCAGTTTTATGCCCGGGTTTTCGATTACGACGTGGTGCCGGATACGCGAACGGTGCGAACGAACGACTACATACTCGCCAGTGGTACTTATGCGCGCGGGAGTCTGCAGCCCCTGCCCAGCAACGACGGCGCGCGACCGGCATGGCTGGGATTCGTGAGAGTGGCCGATGTAGACGCCGCGGTGAAACGCGCGATGGAGCTCGGCGGCAGCACGCTCCTGGCCGCTAAAGATCCGCGGCCGAACATGCGCGTGGCGATTATTGCGGACCCGACCGGGGCGGCCATCGGCCTTGTGCAGGTGCGAAGCTTTGAAACTGAGAGCGAAGAGGAGGGTGCGCCGTGA
- a CDS encoding HAD family hydrolase — translation MIRALVFDFDGLIIDTETVLVESFGDVHDARDVPFDRHAIARTIGEADFTFDPWQAFGADVDRTALEADRRKFHAARDETQRVLPGVVALLEAAHARGLRVGLASNSSHHHVESRLERFGLRRSFEFIACREDVKALKPAPDLYALVLAQFNVAPHEAIAFEDSHTGTLAAKRAGIWVVAVPNPSTAHHDFAHVDLQVQSMAECTLDALLQRFG, via the coding sequence ATGATCCGCGCCCTCGTCTTTGATTTCGACGGCTTGATCATTGATACCGAGACCGTCCTCGTCGAATCGTTCGGCGACGTGCATGATGCGCGCGACGTGCCCTTTGATCGCCATGCGATCGCTCGCACGATCGGCGAAGCCGATTTCACGTTCGATCCATGGCAGGCGTTCGGCGCCGACGTCGACCGAACCGCCCTGGAGGCGGACCGCCGGAAATTTCACGCCGCACGCGATGAAACGCAGCGCGTGCTACCGGGCGTTGTTGCGCTGCTCGAAGCGGCGCACGCCCGCGGTCTGCGCGTCGGCCTCGCCTCGAATTCCAGCCACCACCACGTGGAGTCGCGGCTTGAACGATTCGGCCTGCGCCGCTCGTTCGAATTCATCGCCTGCCGCGAAGACGTGAAGGCGCTCAAGCCCGCGCCCGACCTCTACGCTCTCGTGCTCGCGCAATTCAACGTGGCCCCTCACGAAGCCATCGCCTTCGAAGATTCCCACACCGGCACGCTCGCCGCCAAGCGCGCCGGCATCTGGGTTGTTGCCGTGCCTAATCCCTCCACCGCCCATCACGACTTCGCCCATGTGGATTTGCAGGTGCAATCGATGGCCGAGTGCACCCTCGACGCCCTCCTCCAACGTTTCGGCTGA
- a CDS encoding M20/M25/M40 family metallo-hydrolase translates to MRRLLCLLFVFAAQAALAADSTEPSRTTQQETINRIFADALAHGCAYDQLRELVARYPGRLGGSSNLDGAIGWAQHQLTSLGVDRVFTQDVTVPHWERGAPESVTLLRPGEPPVPLNALALGGTIATPAEGLTAPVIEVRSLADVEALGREKIAGKIVFYNRPMDPTIFRTSTAYSQAGDQRNHGPALAARFGATAVLVRSLTLAHDDVPHTGTTSFGAGQERIPALALSTLAADVLSAALVRNPDATVRVVSHARLLPDAPSHNIIGEWRGSERPDEIIVVGGHLDSWDVAPGAHDDGTGVVAAMEVLRLFKSLDLRPRHTLRCVLFTSEENSGNGGKRYAQLARVSGEKHLFAIESDNGGFAPAGFNLGNPAGDAHERAARWRSLFEPWGVWHFQKGSGGADVGPLIKEGATVAGLMPDSQRYFDYHHTRADTIDHVNPRELHLGAAALAALIWLIDTEGL, encoded by the coding sequence ATGCGCCGCCTGCTGTGCCTGCTCTTCGTTTTCGCCGCCCAAGCCGCTCTCGCCGCGGACTCCACCGAACCATCGCGGACGACTCAGCAGGAAACGATTAACCGCATTTTCGCCGACGCGCTCGCGCATGGCTGCGCTTACGATCAACTGCGTGAGCTGGTCGCGCGTTATCCCGGCCGTCTGGGCGGCTCCTCGAACCTCGACGGGGCCATCGGCTGGGCTCAACACCAACTCACCTCACTCGGCGTCGATCGGGTTTTCACGCAAGACGTGACTGTGCCGCATTGGGAACGTGGCGCGCCGGAATCCGTCACGCTCCTTCGCCCAGGTGAACCTCCGGTGCCGCTCAATGCGCTCGCGCTCGGAGGCACCATCGCCACACCCGCGGAAGGCCTGACCGCGCCGGTCATTGAAGTGCGATCCCTCGCCGACGTCGAAGCGCTCGGACGCGAAAAAATCGCCGGCAAGATCGTTTTCTACAACCGCCCGATGGATCCGACGATCTTCCGCACGTCGACGGCCTACAGCCAGGCCGGCGACCAGCGCAATCACGGTCCCGCCCTCGCGGCCCGCTTTGGCGCCACCGCCGTCCTCGTGCGTTCTCTCACTCTCGCGCATGACGATGTGCCGCACACTGGCACGACCAGTTTCGGCGCGGGTCAGGAACGCATCCCCGCCCTCGCGCTGAGCACCCTCGCGGCCGACGTGTTGAGTGCGGCCTTGGTGCGAAACCCTGACGCCACCGTCCGCGTAGTCAGCCATGCGCGTCTCCTGCCCGACGCGCCGTCACACAACATCATCGGCGAATGGCGCGGCTCCGAACGGCCGGACGAAATTATTGTCGTCGGCGGACATTTGGATTCATGGGACGTAGCGCCCGGCGCGCACGATGATGGGACCGGCGTCGTGGCGGCGATGGAGGTGTTGCGGCTGTTCAAATCCCTTGACCTGCGCCCCCGCCATACGCTCCGTTGCGTGCTGTTCACGTCCGAGGAAAACAGCGGCAACGGCGGCAAACGTTACGCGCAACTTGCCCGCGTTTCGGGCGAGAAACACCTCTTTGCCATCGAGAGCGACAACGGCGGCTTCGCCCCCGCTGGCTTCAATCTTGGCAACCCCGCGGGCGATGCGCACGAACGCGCCGCCCGCTGGCGCTCGCTCTTTGAACCGTGGGGCGTGTGGCACTTTCAAAAAGGCTCCGGCGGCGCCGACGTCGGACCGCTCATCAAGGAGGGAGCGACGGTCGCGGGCCTGATGCCAGACTCGCAACGCTACTTTGACTATCACCACACCCGCGCGGATACGATCGACCACGTCAACCCGCGTGAACTTCATCTCGGCGCCGCCGCGCTCGCTGCCCTCATCTGGCTCATCGACACCGAAGGCTTGTGA
- the corA gene encoding magnesium/cobalt transporter CorA — MIQSFVFSDGKLAGRDLEIEALRIVRADKGLVLWVDLENPTDEEIKTILEGVFQFHPLAIEDCMTPSSLPKIEDYEDYLFVVTHAVEFTRTTKFATMEVDMFHGKDYLVTFHRTAVPSVTIMRDRMTKNAGVIARGPDRLAHTLLDLIVDHYGPVMDELRSELEEIEERMLARTPEKEFVNELLHVRGDFSRLRTIIRPQRDMIEKLARGESKMIRPIMLPYYRDVRDNLARLDETAINYHERLMLAFDIFLNKAAFEANEGIKFLTAVTAVTLPAVIIGGWYGMNFAHMPELQWRHGYLYAWTLMLTMTLVMIFYIKKKKWF, encoded by the coding sequence ATGATCCAATCTTTCGTCTTCAGTGATGGCAAACTTGCCGGCCGTGACCTCGAAATCGAGGCGCTGCGCATCGTGCGTGCGGACAAAGGCCTCGTGTTGTGGGTCGATCTCGAAAATCCGACGGACGAGGAAATCAAAACCATCCTCGAAGGCGTATTTCAATTTCACCCGCTCGCCATCGAAGACTGCATGACGCCGAGCTCGCTGCCGAAAATCGAAGACTACGAGGATTACCTCTTTGTGGTCACCCATGCGGTCGAGTTTACCCGCACGACGAAGTTCGCGACCATGGAAGTGGATATGTTTCACGGGAAGGATTACCTCGTGACTTTTCACCGCACGGCGGTGCCCTCCGTGACGATTATGCGCGACCGCATGACGAAGAACGCCGGTGTCATCGCGCGCGGCCCGGACCGTCTCGCGCACACGCTGCTCGATTTGATCGTCGATCACTATGGCCCGGTGATGGACGAACTTCGCAGCGAACTGGAAGAGATCGAGGAACGCATGCTCGCGCGGACGCCGGAGAAGGAATTCGTCAACGAACTCCTCCACGTTCGCGGTGATTTCAGCCGCTTGCGCACGATCATCCGGCCGCAGCGCGACATGATCGAAAAGCTCGCGCGCGGGGAGAGCAAAATGATCCGCCCCATCATGCTGCCCTATTATCGCGACGTCCGTGACAACCTCGCCCGGCTCGATGAAACGGCGATCAACTACCACGAACGCCTCATGCTCGCGTTCGACATCTTCCTCAACAAAGCGGCCTTTGAAGCCAATGAAGGCATCAAGTTTCTCACGGCTGTCACTGCCGTCACGCTCCCGGCGGTGATCATCGGCGGTTGGTATGGCATGAATTTCGCGCACATGCCTGAACTGCAGTGGCGCCATGGCTACCTCTACGCGTGGACTCTCATGCTGACGATGACCCTCGTGATGATTTTCTACATCAAGAAGAAGAAGTGGTTTTAA